A single Perca flavescens isolate YP-PL-M2 chromosome 2, PFLA_1.0, whole genome shotgun sequence DNA region contains:
- the pycr1b gene encoding pyrroline-5-carboxylate reductase 1b isoform X1, translated as MSVGFIGAGQLAHALVKGFTAAGVIATHRITASSPDSDLPTVSGLRKMGVNLTTSNKETVSKSDVLFLAVKPHIIPFVLDEIGPDIEDRHLIVSCAAGVTISSIEKKLLQYRPTPKVMRCMTNTPVVVREGATVYATGTHAEVEDGKLLEQLMASVGYCTEVEEDLIDAVTGLSGSGPAYAFTALDALADGGVKMGLPRRLAVRLGAQALLGAAKMLLDSEQHPGQLKDNVCSPGGATIHALHVMESGGFRSLLINAVEASCIRTRELQYLADQERISPAAIKKTTLDKVLQQPGVSVSGVANGNGKSGLSLFNNRGPNIKKKN; from the exons ATGAGTGTTGGATTCATTGGAGCGGGCCAGCTGGCTCACGCACTGGTGAAAGGCTTCACAGCTGCAG GTGTGATTGCTACACACAGGATAACAGCCAGCTCCCCAGACTCAGATTTGCCCACTGTGTCGGGGCTGAGG aaaaTGGGGGTGAACCTGACGACTAGCAACAAAGAGACCGTCAGTAAGAGTGATGTCCTCTTCCTGGCTGTGAAACCCCACATCATCCCCTTTGTTCTGGATGAGATTGGGCCAGATATTGAGGACCGTCATCTCATAGTCTCGTGTGCAGCAGGCGTCACCATCAGCTCCATAGAGAAG AAGCTGCTTCAATACCGTCCAACTCCAAAAGTCATGAGGTGTATGACTAATACTCCAGTGGTGGTGAGAGAGGGAGCTACAGTGTACGCCACTGGGACACACGCAGAG GTGGAGGATGGAAAGTTACTGGAGCAGCTGATGGCTAGTGTGGGTTACTGCACGGAGGTGGAGGAGGACCTCATAGATGCTGTCACTGGGCTGAGTGGCAGTGGACCGGCCTAC gcATTCACAGCCTTGGATGCTCTAGCAGACGGAGGAGTGAAGATGGGTCTGCCCAGAAGACTGGCTGTTAGACTTGGAGCTCAGGCCCTTTtg GGAGCAGCTAAGATGCTGCTAGACTCGGAGCAACACCCCGGCCAACTGAAGGACAACGTGTGCTCACCAGGGGGCGCCACCATCCACGCCCTGCACGTCATGGAGAGCGGCGGCTTCCGCAGTCTCCTGATCAATGCGGTGGAGGCTTCATGCATTAGGACAAG GGAGCTGCAGTATCTGGCAGACCAGGAACGCATCTCTCCAGCAGCCATTAAGAAAACTACACTGGACAAGGTCCTCCAGCAGCCCGGAGTCTCAGTCAGCGGAGTGGCTAATGGCAACGGCAAATCGGGGCTCAGCCTGTTCAACAATCGCGGCCCCAATATCAAGAAGAAGAACTGA
- the pycr1b gene encoding pyrroline-5-carboxylate reductase 1b isoform X2 — MSVGFIGAGQLAHALVKGFTAAGVIATHRITASSPDSDLPTVSGLRKMGVNLTTSNKETVSKSDVLFLAVKPHIIPFVLDEIGPDIEDRHLIVSCAAGVTISSIEKKLLQYRPTPKVMRCMTNTPVVVREGATVYATGTHAEVEDGKLLEQLMASVGYCTEVEEDLIDAVTGLSGSGPAYAFTALDALADGGVKMGLPRRLAVRLGAQALLVREQLRCC; from the exons ATGAGTGTTGGATTCATTGGAGCGGGCCAGCTGGCTCACGCACTGGTGAAAGGCTTCACAGCTGCAG GTGTGATTGCTACACACAGGATAACAGCCAGCTCCCCAGACTCAGATTTGCCCACTGTGTCGGGGCTGAGG aaaaTGGGGGTGAACCTGACGACTAGCAACAAAGAGACCGTCAGTAAGAGTGATGTCCTCTTCCTGGCTGTGAAACCCCACATCATCCCCTTTGTTCTGGATGAGATTGGGCCAGATATTGAGGACCGTCATCTCATAGTCTCGTGTGCAGCAGGCGTCACCATCAGCTCCATAGAGAAG AAGCTGCTTCAATACCGTCCAACTCCAAAAGTCATGAGGTGTATGACTAATACTCCAGTGGTGGTGAGAGAGGGAGCTACAGTGTACGCCACTGGGACACACGCAGAG GTGGAGGATGGAAAGTTACTGGAGCAGCTGATGGCTAGTGTGGGTTACTGCACGGAGGTGGAGGAGGACCTCATAGATGCTGTCACTGGGCTGAGTGGCAGTGGACCGGCCTAC gcATTCACAGCCTTGGATGCTCTAGCAGACGGAGGAGTGAAGATGGGTCTGCCCAGAAGACTGGCTGTTAGACTTGGAGCTCAGGCCCTTTtggtgag GGAGCAGCTAAGATGCTGCTAG